Genomic window (Canis lupus baileyi chromosome 38, mCanLup2.hap1, whole genome shotgun sequence):
CTCCTGCAGCAGGTTTCCAGAGACCGAGGCGTGACCCTCGAGGGCAGGGAAAGCCACTGAGCTGACGGGCGCCGCAGCTAGTGGGGACGGGCCGGGGGCCCCCAGAGGGGCCAGATGGGCACTTGACTGACGCCTTCAATCCTCCAGGATAAATAATCCCAGTAAGACCCAACTCCTTAGACAAGTCCAGGTGCTATTTTCCAAACCCCTGCTCAGACACCTCTTGGCTCTGAATCCCCGTGTGTGAACACTTCAGCTCCGTCCATCGAGGAGGAAGGACTGCGCTGTCCCCGGCAAGACAATCGTACGTCCGTCCGTGCACGGGCCAGCGAGCCCCTCGGCGCGCCGTGCGGGCCGCCCCTGCCACAGAACGAGGAAAGGGAGCCAAGGGGCTCAGCCCCACCTACCGAAGAATCCTCTCGAACTCATCCCGGTCCCGTTGCACCTGAACGGCCAGAGCATGCTCCTTGAGAGCCACCTGCTCCAGCCGGCTTTTGCGCAGCTTGGCCTCTGTCTCCACCTTCTTCTGCgcgttttccttttcctttctgcgCCACTCCCTGTCTGCAACTTCCTGGTTGCGCTTGGCCCGCAAGGCATCCTGGGAAAGGAGAAGGTGGGGAGCCCCGTGAGGCTGTAAACCGACCTGGGCGCCCACCAGGCCGCGGACGCGAGGAGAGCCGCGAATCTCTGGCAAGGTTATTGCCGGAAAGGGCACGTGGAGCCTTGGACAACTTTGTGTTTGGAAGATACCCTGCAGCTTCTCAGCTTGACCTCCCTCACCACCGACCCCAAGTCTTGCCCTAACCCTCCCAACACCTCCAGGAGGTCCTGCGGTCgccttgcattttaaaaactgctaatGATGGGgcctcagtggatgagcatctgccttcggctcagggcgtgaccccagggtcctgggatccagtcccgcatcgcgctccccgcagggaacctgcttctccctctgcctgtgtctctccttctttctctgtgtctctcatgaataaataaataaaatattcttaaaaaatttaaaaaaatgataaaaactgcTAATGCTGGAGACGCCACATTTCAGTGATTAGTTAAGGTCGAAAGCTCTTTACATAGCAGCCAAAACCTTCCCCTCAGACCTTGGGCACATACACGCTGCCCCGTCCTCGCAGCCGTGGCACAGGAGGcagcaccccctgcacccccagacCACTCAAGCCTAGGTAAGCTGCACCCCTGCCTTTCGGGTCGGTTTGCAGGCTGTCAGGGTGGTTAAGGGGGCCGGGGAGGCCCCGGGAAGCCGAGACCAGGTAGGTACCTGCTCCGCCTGGTAGTCCTGGGCCTTCTCCTGCATGGCCCTCAGACGGGcgatctccttctctttctccctccgtATTCGCTCCTGCTCAGCCTCAAACTCGGCTTCTCGAGCCTGCCGGGGACAGAAGGTCTTGTAGCTCCCGTTGCCCCAGCCTCGCAGAGGAGCAAAGTCCCTGGCGTGGTCTATCCGGTATGTCCCCCTGTATCGCTCCCTGACTCTTTTCAAGGTCAGGGCAAAATACCTAGCGATGCATGAATAAAGCCAAGTGGCGTTACCAACGGCTTTGTCCTTGAAGATCGCTGCCTCCTGCATGATCCCAGAGGGCCCCTATCACGTGTCGTGAGACGGGTGTTATAGGTGTGGGAGCTGCCATTCACGCACGTCAAGAGTCCGGCCCACGATCGCATAGCCAGTCAACTACCAAAGAGGACCTGAACGCCAGCGTCCCAGGCCCGGCCTTCACGCCCCTCCCACCGCAGTGCAGACCACGTCTAAGTCGCAAGGCCCCTGGGCCGCGGTTCTGCAAGGAGCCACTGTGGCACCTGCCTGTCTTGTAAAGTGCGGCAGGTGGAAGTTGTCTCATTAGCCCCCGGGCAGGTGGCCCAGCGCCTCTGGGCCGTCCCCCTGCGGTCGGCAGCCATCAGTTAGCTCCCCTTACCACCTCTCTGAGCGACAGGACGTACCCCTAAGATCTTCCCAAAGCCGGCCTCCCAACCACCGCTCTTGGTCGTCATGAGACTAACGGCTTGAGTTGGGTGGAAGCGTGATCCCCCATCCAGAAGGACCCGTGGCCGCCCTTCTCCCTGCGCAGGCTTCCGTGCCGCCCGGCGAGCTGCCTGCTTGCGAGCTGCGCACAGGCGGCCGTGTGGCCAAGCCGGCCTGGGTTCCACGGCGCCCTGGATGGCGGGGCAGGGAGGTCTGGAGGCTCCCAGCACCCACCCCTGCCCGTGGCTCTGACGAGGCAAGAACAGAGACCACGGTGGGGTCAGAGATGGACTCGGGGTGTACGTGGTCCCTGCGGCGGGCTGTGGCCGTGCCCAAGCCCGAGCCCCTCTGCGGTTGGAGCCCTTTCCCGGCTCCCCTTCCTCATCATGCCTGGCTCTGCACAAGGTGCCAGGTGTCCCCCGACAGCTGCTCGCAGCTCCCCGTCTCCTCAGCACCTCATGGACCGTGAGCACCACGGCCAGCAGAGCTGCTCCCCGGCTCCTACACGTGGCTCGTTACCACCGCCATCGCCCGTCCAGGGAAACCGTAACTGAGCTCCGCGCACTCCACAGTCCCTTCGGCCCAGTTTCAAACTGGACGCAGGGTGAAGCGTGTAGGACACCTGGAGTCGGGTTGACCAAGTGTCGTGCCAGCGCGGGGAGACCACACGGAAAGCACTTGGCACAGGGCCCTTGCACAGTCTAAGCACCCAACCAACGGCAGTTGCGTGATCCCGACTGGACACCAACCGCCCTGGTCCTGTCTTGCCTTCTTGCTCTGTCGCCTGCGTGTCTCACCCAGAAAGCCAAAGCCAAGACCCAAGCTGTGGTCTGCTGTTGGAGCGGCCCGTCATCCCCGCAACGGAGAAGTACGCCGCGTTCTCTGTCACCAGGGAGCCTCGGGATTCACGGGGGAGGCGGGAGAACCAACACGTGAGGGACCCAATGATGCTCGCGCTACCTTCAGCCCTTCCCACCCCTTTGAATCCCGCGTTCACTCCATCTAGACTGGGCTGCGAAGCTTTTCTTGCCCTCCCGTCCTCGCTGACCCCAATCACCCGCCACTCAGCCTGGCTGCTGAGTAAGTCCGCGGGGCGTCTCCCTGTCGCCCTGTGCCCCATGCTGTGCTCCCGGCTTCCCCGGCGACAGCAGCGAACAGAAAAGCCCTACGTTCAGAGTCTAGCACCCAGTACAGGACTCCCGATCTGGGAATTTCCACAAAAAGTTTATGGAGCTGGTGCCCCATGATTCCCGGGGGCGTCATTACGCAAAGCTGTGAGGAATCCGCAAAACTGTACTTTCCCGAGAGTTTCCACTTCCCTCCCGGCCTGCAGCTGACCCTCATCCAGCTTCTAATCAAAGGTGTTAACGAGGACGTAATGCCCTAATTTGGGTGTCTGCTAGGAACCAGCGGACTGGccaagatgaggaggaggaggggcatgAATTGGGGAACGCTCGCGTGGCTTGCCGAGCCCCTGGATCTCAGCCTCCCTCTCCCCTGACTCGGGTGCTGTTCGTGGCCCCGAGTCCCGGGCCTCAGAAACCTACCATCTTCTTCTTGGTGAACTCCATGACCATCTGGTCCGCCAGCTTCTCCTGGGCCAGCAGCTCTGCCTTCTGCTTCTGGTTCTCGTCATTAATGCGCTTGATCTCCGCTTGCATCTGCAGTTTCTGCTGCTGCCTTTGCTCCATGTCCTGCCGTCGGAGGGAAGACAGCCTCTGAGTCCAAGGGGCCCAGACCAAGAGACCTGCCGACGCCGTCTGCGGCCCGctcccccccccagccccgcagcTCTCTCAGGCGCCACCAGTGACCCCTCGCAGCCAAATGGCCGGGTCTGCACCCACTTGCCATGGTGCAGACGAGCTCTCCGGGAAGTGGAGGCCCTGAAAATTCCGACCGGTGTCTCCACGTGTCACGCCAAGTCCTGCCCCTTGTTCCTGGTCTTTCCTCCTGCCTCCAATTTCTTTCCTTAGCCAAGCCCTAGCTTCTAGTCTCTGGTCAACAGCGATGATTTGAAATAATAAAGTATTGCCCTACTTGAGTATTTTCTACTCTCTGGCCACGTTATATAGCCCATCTCCGAAACCCAAATATGTCCCCAAAGCCTGAAAGGTAGAACCTGTTATCTGCCTCATGGAGATGGAGACACTGAGGCCCCGACTTGTCGTGTCATGACGGCCCAAGGCCATCCAGCTAACAAACCAGAGCCGCAATTTTGAAACCTGGTCTTTCTAAGTTAAAGCTCCAATCCTCTCTGGAAGGTCCAGTCCTCTCGTCCTCTCTGAGTCCCCTCTGCACTCAGGACGGTGCCACACCTCCTGGGGTTTGGTTGTGCGCGGCCTTGTGGGTCCTCATTCCTTCCTGTGTGCTTATCCGGCCCCCGCCACTGCCGGAGGACGAGGACCGTGTCACACTCCCCGTCCTCCCTGCCAACGTGAAGCCCAATGAGAGGAAAACAGCAAATGCTCAACAAACAGGGAAGGGGCGAGGGGACCAGAGTGAGTGGCCTGTGAGAAAAGGTGAGAACAAAAATGGTAGACGGGGAAAGACGATGCATGACGGAGGTCAGGGTACCGGTGTGGCAAGATCCCTTCTAAGGAAGGAGCCTGAGCCTTTTGAAGCCCCTGCAAGCACACCCGAGCTTGCACATTCTCAGGTCACAGCTGAATGTCGTGCAGCCGGCCtacccatccacccccacccccccaccccccccaccccaccccccccaccccgccaatCGCCGCCACAGGCCTCCGAATTCTTGTAGCCatcaagtcccccccccccccccccccacacacacacacacacacacacacacacgctgctTCCAGCTCCGTCCACTTCCCAAAGGCTCCGCCCCCCCTGGACTTCCAGCCCGTCCTCAGCCCTCAGCCCAGCTTCTGCCCTGACTTGTCCGAGGCAACCGGGCCGGCTCTCCCGGAGCTTGACTCACTTGACTCACAGCCATGAttcagggctggggagagggagctgactgcccccccaccccggggcctgcGGGCTGTGGGCCTGCCTGCGTGTCACGGCTGCGGCACCGCCTCACTCTCCCCTGCCTACCTCTTCACTCACCCCACCTTTCCCACCTGGCCCGCAGACTCTCccctctgcttccccttcccccgtcttcctttcctttctacctgcttcccccccccccgccccgcccggtgCCTGCAGATCTAGGCCTGCCGTGCTTGCCCCTGCTTGGTTTCAGGCCACTGACCAGCGCACCTGCGGACCCCTGGTCTACAACATAGACACAGCCGCATATTGCCTGGCTGACTTCTTCGCCTATTTACTTGCTTTTCAGCGTGTTGGTTTTGGTGGTTCACTTAATTTCCACCTCCCCGAGGTGATGGGGCAGGTCTGAGCTGGGGGGACACAGGTTCCCACCTTAAAGTCGACTGATAACAACACTTCCTGGAACCTTGGGAAGTGCCCATCCAGACAGCCACAGAACGACGGCGCACACCGTGTCACGGTGCTGACACATGGACACCTGGGACTGTGTCAGCAAGCCACCAAGTCCCCCTCCTACAATCTAGGTGTCCCAGTCTTCCCTCCCCGCCCCTTCCCCGCATGCTGAGCCCAGACCTCCCCTTCCTGGCTCTTTCCCTTGCTCTCTGGCGTCTTGGCCCTCGGGCCCCCTCCATGAGCAATCCACGAGGCTACCTGCCCCCCCGGCCCTTCCTGACTCTCCAGgtgctcttcctctccctcctcctcactcctggCTCCTCGAAGGGCCCTCAACACCGTGTAACTATGAGGCTGTCCCTGGACCCTCaaggcacccccgccccccatcaccaccatccaatCACTAGGAGATGACACTCATGGACCAACTTAATTGTCCATTAAGTCCGttaatggggggaggggagaaaactCCAACAGTACAAGCCCCACGAGGAAATAACTTGACAGGTCAGAATGGGGGACACTCAAGTCAAGTGGCCTGGGGGGcctcagcaccccccaccccgtgccaaAAAATGCAataagggagggaggaaggagagaactCTTCTGGGTCAAAGCAGACGAAGGAGGCTTACGTGATTGCAAGGCAGGGACGTGGAATGGACCCCGCGTAGGAGAAAAAAGACGACTGAAAACGCATTTTTTGGAACAATTGGGGAAATCTGGCTGTGGATGAAGTGTTAAACGATGTGACTGGAGTCTGTTTTTTATGAGGGGATGTGATAACAGTACTGATGCCTGGGAAGAGGAGGCCTCTGCTCTGCAGAGACGGGGGCCAAAGCCCCTAGAAGCAACGTGTCTGGATATCGGCAACTCGCTGCCGCGTGTGTATGTGCCCCTCAAAGGGACGAGCCACGAAGGCGCGTCACAGTCATGGAATGTGAGGGAGGCACGGCTGGGGGAGACGCAAGTTTTTCAGCTTGGCTGCGGGTATAAACATtctcaaaggtaaaaaaaaaaaaaaaaaaaaaacacgctcagggaggcagagagaataaATGCCCCAAAGTTTCCTGGTGCAGAGGGGCCCGTGGGCCTTGCAACAGACCCGGGCAGGCAAACAGAGGCTCCTCTGCATCTGCTTAGCTTAGCTCGGGCGGGAAGGCCATCATTTCTTTTGCAACGGGTAcgtctgttcattttatttagacATAATGGGGGGGAAATGGTTTGGCTCCTCCACACAGCTAACCACGCTGAGGGAACAGCAGGGAGCCCGGGCCTAGCACACGCTGCTGTCCGTCTGCCGAGTGCGTCCCACCCCTCGGTGACTGCGGGAAGGCTACCGAGCACCCCCGCGGGTACGTGTGCAAGGCACAAGCTTGTGTTTGCCCTCTGCGTCCGCGTCCGCGGGTGTGCTGGCCTCAGACCCCAAGTCCCCAGGTCGGGGcggagctggggggtggggacagcatCTGTCCACATCCCTGCTCGGTCCCCAGTAGGCACCGTGGCCAAATGAACGTTCGACACCGTGATAGAGGCTGATGGCGACTGTGCTGCGAAACCATCACGTGCCTGACGGGAAAGCGGTCCACCCCCGGCACCCCCAAATCTTGGAGAGCTGGGTCGCCGCTGCTGATGGAATTTGGCTTTGTCTGTCTGGCCTGTTACCCTTAGATCCTCCTCCTGGAGCTGCTCCATGTACTCAAGcatctgctccttctcctgctcccgcTGCTCGGCAAGCAGCGACCGCTCCTCCTGGTTCTTTTCCATCTGCTCCACAATGTGCCGTCTTCCTCTAGGACGAAGGGGAGCGAAGGGCTTAGACACCCACGTCCAcgtgcctctgcccccacctccacccaaaTAACCCCCAAGACTGGAGGCGTCCCGGGGACAAAGTTGACCAGCGCCCCGCAAACAGCGCTCCCCTTCGTGAGCCCAAAGTCCTTCTCGAGGGGCGTGAGGGGGCCGTCCTCTCTCTCTTCGAAGCGCCCCACCTTGAAATTTCCCTTCTTCATTCATTTGCCCAGGAGTGCGCCCCACACATGCACTGCTCCTCTGCCTTGCCGTGTGTAAAGAGCTTCCGACATCCCACGACCTCCCAAGCCCTCCCGGAACAGTCACGGGGACCTAACGTCCTCTGCCAGCTTCACGGGGTTGGAAAGCCCAGGGGCGTCGGCTGGCGCCGTGTCCCGCGTCCCACCCCCACTTCCTCGCCGTGTGGCTCAGGCCCTGTCCCGCCTGCCACGGCTCCTGCAGCGCAGGTGCACGGGCTGGCGCTGAGCAGGCCTCTCGGCTCAGCGATGCCCCAGGTCGACAGTAAAGAGCAGAGAACCGGAGTCTACAATCAGCAATGCTGGTGACTCCCCGTGTGTGGTCGGGATGACTGCAAACTTAGAAGCATCCAGACCCCATGACGGATGAGTAAAGGCTACGGGAATGAGAGAAGGCACGGGTCAGGGCGAGATCGAGAGGGGAGTCCCGTCCAGGTGGAGCCCTTGAATGGCTTCCTGACTCCAGATGAAATACTCGGGAGGAATGAGCAAAGGAGTccgggagcagggctggggctccGTGTAAGGACCAGCTCAGAGCCTTCGGGCGGCCTAACAAggcagagatttttctttaattggaGCTGTTTATGCAGAAGATGAAGAGTCACTTAGCCATTAAATTCACATTTACAGGGAGCCGACCGCGGCCTGCCGGGAGCCTCCTGGAGGTGCAGAGATGACTGGCTCGGGGCGGCGGCATCGGAGGGGGACAGCGTAACGCACACTAAGCAGTGGGTGTTCGGGCCCCGGGACACTGTGATTCGGTAATTCACCCGATCTAGTAAATTTACTTGTCCTTTTCCGCAAAAGGACGGGGACTGACTTTATCACCTTAACGCGTGTGAAGCACCTGCCGCGGGCCGACTGCAGTGGGGGCGCGGGAGCTGGAGGAAGCCCAATGAAACCCTGGAACCCATCAGAAACCCTGCCCCATGGGCACACGTGCCAATCCCCCCAGCCACGTGGAGAGCCCGCTCCTCAGCGTCCTCCGGGGAGGGCCAGGGAGCCGCCATCCGTCCTGCCAGAGGCCAAGCCCCGCGTGGCGGGTACGGACGGGAGCTGCCAACCTGCTGCTTTCCAGGGGAGGTGACAGCAAAGCCACAGgctaaaagaagagaaagtgtcTTCcagggggaaaaggaaagaggagaataTTCAAAGCGGAAGGAACAACAAAAGCGCAGTCTGGGTGCTGGgggcccccggggtgggggggacgccgcggggagggcggggtggggggacgtGAGGCTGCGCAGCCGGACTGTGAAGCACCCGTGACCGTGCAGGGAGCAGCCTCGCGATCGTGAGGCCCTGCAGTTCTCCAGGCGACGTCTCCGTGAGGCCGGCCGGCCCTGGGGACCCGTGGGAATGACCGCAGGGAGATGCCAAAACCAGCTCCTTACCggattctttcctccctcctcttcctgtcCAGGTCCTCCTGCCTTTGAACCGATTTCTGTCGCTCCACCTCCATCATCTGATCCAGCCGCTTCTCCTCCGCATCCAGTTCTCTTTGAATCAGCTGCTTCTCCAGGATTTGGGCATCCCGGATGGCGTGGCACTTGGCGTTGAGGATGATCTGGGGGGGGACAGGGTGGCACCAGCTGTAGGCACGAGGGTAGGGAGGGACGCACCATGGGGCGCGGGAGTTGGGGAGAGCAGGGTACCACACGCGCACGGCCACACGCAGGCCACGCTAACTCCTCCTGGGCTCCCGCCACACGCCGCTCTGTGCAAGGAGAAGCCACAGTAGCCCCTCTCGGGGTACCGGGTCTTCGTGTTTGGGGGTCATGGGTCACTCTTGGAGAATGCGAGGGAAGCCCCGGGCTCCGTCCTCAGGATGCacctacatacatacacatggaATTTCCAGAAAACTTGAGAGGTTCAAGGTCCCCCTTAGGGACCCACGAGCCCCAAGATTAGACCCTGCGTTCTACTCCTCAGGGAGACTAAAGCACTCACGCACAGGCCACGCCACTAGACTTTTAGGCTGGAAGAGCCCGACATGACACACCAGGGGACGGCCAGCCCCGAGCAAGCTCTGGAAAGCAAAAGGAGGCACAGGCCTGTCTGCCTGGGAGACAAGGTGGGGGTCGGCGGGGTTCACTTGCTTGGGAAGGGAACCACACGCAAATGAGAAACAAACCGGGCCCCCGACTAGACCTCAGGCTCTGGGCTACGGGAAGCACCTTGCGGGGCATCCGGGCGGCtgcgactgagccaccaggacagAAGGGCAGGCAGGGCCACGCTGCCGTCACCCTGCGCGGTGGCCTCACCGCTATCCTTGGACAcgggaggtgaggcccagggagggtgaATGACCGGCAGGCGGCGAGGCCAGTCCCCAGTCCCACCGGGACCTCagcccctcacctgccccccGCCAGGGCATCCTGCCCCTaggacgcgggggggggggggggggcgaggccGAGCTCCAAGGAGGGAGCCCCAAGGGTACCTTGCTCAGGTCCTtgagctcctcctcctgctccaggcGCAGGCTGTTGGCCCTCTGCAGGAGGCTCTGGGCCCTCTCCCTGGCCACCTCCTCCAGGTCGCTGAGCTTCTTGTTGTTCCTCCACACCATTTCCTTCTGCTTCATGACCTTCTTGCGGGCGGTCACCGCATCCTAGGGGACAGTGTCCTGGGTGCTGCCGGGCCACCAAGGCCACCTGCTGCGACCCCAATGTGCCTTCACCCACCAGCTGGGAGAACCAGAGTTTCTTGGCCGGCTCCCTGCTGCTCCCACGCCCCCCTGCGCCGTGTCTGGTGTCCACGCAGGCCCAGACACACACCCCCCTCCCAGAGCTCCCCTCCCCCTGCGGAACCAGGGCGGGCGGGCAGCTACCACGatagcctccttctccttccttaagGCCTGCTCCCGGGCCTCGTGCTCTTCCCTGGTCAGGACGTGGGACGCCCATTTGATGCGTGCAAACTCCTCGGGGCTCATGATGAGGGACTCTCCGGAGGGATCCTTGGTGGGCACGCTGCGGGGGGATGCACCATCAGTGGGGAGCAGCGGGGAAGCCCTCGGCCCTGCGCTGCAGCCGgggctctgccctcctccccccttcaCCATGGCCAGCGCCCCACAGTGCCACCCTGCCAGCAGGAGACGTCACCTGCGGCACCGCAGGCCCACCCGGGAGGAGGGGCCCTGGCCAAGGGACCGGCCACACGGAGACATCCTAAAGACTTCTGCTGATGGGTCTAGCGCGGAGGTCACCTTCCCTGCGCCACCATCAGAAACCCTGCCCCATGGGCACACGTGCCAATCCCCCCAGCCACGTGGAGAGCCCGCTCCTCAGaggccccccaccctgctctcacGGCCTGTGTGCAGGACCCCCCCCCATGCAGACTCTGTTGGCTGCCCAGCCCCGGCGCCCTGCTGCGCCCAGAGGGAGAGCCCAAACCAGCGTGGCAAACGGTACTTTACAAagtgggggacccctgggtggctccgtgcttgagcatctgccttcggctcgaggcccgggatcaagtcctgcattgggttccccacagggagcctgcttctccctctgcctgtgtctctgcctctctctgtggctctcatgaataaataaataaataaaatctttaaaaaaataaataaataagagcttaTTCCTCAAGGATGACATAAAGAGGGCAAGGGGGACGCCAGACAAGGTTGAGACGGATGCTGTGAGAAACCTAAGCATCCCTGTCCTGTCCGGCTGGCCCGGAGAGAAGCTTTGAACcctaaatattaattaaaatctcTGATCAACAACAGTCAGAGGCATGGCTGCGGACCTCTCCTCCGAGCCGCCCAGCGCATTCAACAAACCAAGAGCTAATTATACTGATTACAAACAACTGGCAGGCACAGAGGATGGAGGCAGGAGCAGCAGGGGCCGGAATCACGCTGCTTCTGGGTGAGGCCGTTTAACAGGGACACGGCAGCCAGACGCAGATGGTCTGAGGCAGGAAGTGAAACCTCATCTCATAAaacgcgtgtgtgcgtgtgtgtgtgcgcgcgtgtgcgcgtgttgtgggggtgggggctgggccttCCCGGAGGAGGCCTGAGTGAGTGGacccagggctgggcctgggagcctgggagccagagccaccAGGACTCACCTGCTTGAGACAGCAGGACTAGCCACCCCCCAAGGAATccacccttcctccctgccctctttcttcacttccctccttcctccctccctcccttcctcccttccctcttcccttcccccttttcccttccctctttccttcctttcttccttccttcctccctcccttcctccctccctccctcccttcctccctccctcccttcctccctccctcccttcttcccttcctccctcccttccctccttcctcccctccctccttccttccccccacaAGTGGCTGTGGGACACAGCCGGCCAGGCCATTTGCTGCTGGGGCTAAGTGGACCGCGCTCCTGGAGCTGTGTCCCTGCCACGCTGCCCCAGCCCGATGACACAGACATCAGAAGGTCCGGAGCTGGGAGGACAGTTCCCACTGCTGAGCTAACCCTAACCGACGGCGGCGCAAGGGGGCAGCTGAGTCAATCCCAAAGGAACCCAAGAGCCCAGGAATTTCCTCCCGTGGCCTGAGAGTGACTATTAGCATCCGGTCCGCTTCCCTTACTGCAGATTCCTGCTGCAGCCAGGAGTTGGCTCATTTGGACCATTGCCCTTCACCAGGAGCGCGAAGGGCGGCTCAGAGAGGACTATCAAGCAGGGACCCTCTGGCAGTGTGGGGGGCCCCCTTGCAGCCCCGACTCGGGGAACAGGAAGAAGTCGAGGATCCAAGAATGGAGACAAGAGGGGCAGAAACAGGAGAGGCCAAGACAGCAAGGAAGGAGAGCAAGGACGCGAACAGCAGCGATGAAAAGGATGGAAGTGGGGCCGAACCATGAGGATGAGACCAGAGAGCACACATCGGGGCAGAAGTGCAGGCAGGGACGCGAGGCCAGGGTGCTGCGCCTGGGCACTCACATGAGCTCCCGGACCAGGTCCCGGGTGATGAGCTGGATGGTCTCCGGCTTGTGCTCCAAGCCCAGGGCAGTGAGACTCTTCCGGATGGCATGCTTATCTCGGAGGAGCACGATGGGACTGTCACTCTGGGCCAGAGGCTGCAGGGTCAGGAAGGACAGCTTAGAAGCTGGTCAATCCCCACTTCTTCAAGGGTagcccccccttccctccacccttccaGGGGCACAGAAGGCTGGCCGGGGCCCAGGCCGCGGGACTGCCGAGAGTTGCGGGGGCACTGAGAAAGCTACACCATGCTCTGCCTTTGAACGCGGCTGCGTGAGTTCAACAGAGACCAGCTCCTCTAGAAACAAGGCTCCTCCGTGCCTTCTGCAAATAccctggatggatgga
Coding sequences:
- the CFAP45 gene encoding cilia- and flagella-associated protein 45 isoform X2: MPLSTTGVLSSSSTTSNRSRNRTRYRTKAVSSEVDESLFGGAKPLAQSDSPIVLLRDKHAIRKSLTALGLEHKPETIQLITRDLVRELIVPTKDPSGESLIMSPEEFARIKWASHVLTREEHEAREQALRKEKEAIVDAVTARKKVMKQKEMVWRNNKKLSDLEEVARERAQSLLQRANSLRLEQEEELKDLSKIILNAKCHAIRDAQILEKQLIQRELDAEEKRLDQMMEVERQKSVQRQEDLDRKRREERIRGRRHIVEQMEKNQEERSLLAEQREQEKEQMLEYMEQLQEEDLRDMEQRQQQKLQMQAEIKRINDENQKQKAELLAQEKLADQMVMEFTKKKMAREAEFEAEQERIRREKEKEIARLRAMQEKAQDYQAEQDALRAKRNQEVADREWRRKEKENAQKKVETEAKLRKSRLEQVALKEHALAVQVQRDRDEFERILRAQREQIEKERLEEERKATGRLRHANELRRQVRENQQKQVQDRIATFEEGRRLQEEAQKRRERIDDIKKKKIEELRATGLPEKYCIEAERKANILPPASVS
- the CFAP45 gene encoding cilia- and flagella-associated protein 45 isoform X1, producing the protein MNGQPLSTTGVLSSSSTTSNRSRNRTRYRTKAVSSEVDESLFGGAKPLAQSDSPIVLLRDKHAIRKSLTALGLEHKPETIQLITRDLVRELIVPTKDPSGESLIMSPEEFARIKWASHVLTREEHEAREQALRKEKEAIVDAVTARKKVMKQKEMVWRNNKKLSDLEEVARERAQSLLQRANSLRLEQEEELKDLSKIILNAKCHAIRDAQILEKQLIQRELDAEEKRLDQMMEVERQKSVQRQEDLDRKRREERIRGRRHIVEQMEKNQEERSLLAEQREQEKEQMLEYMEQLQEEDLRDMEQRQQQKLQMQAEIKRINDENQKQKAELLAQEKLADQMVMEFTKKKMAREAEFEAEQERIRREKEKEIARLRAMQEKAQDYQAEQDALRAKRNQEVADREWRRKEKENAQKKVETEAKLRKSRLEQVALKEHALAVQVQRDRDEFERILRAQREQIEKERLEEERKATGRLRHANELRRQVRENQQKQVQDRIATFEEGRRLQEEAQKRRERIDDIKKKKIEELRATGLPEKYCIEAERKANILPPASVS